In one Mycobacterium sp. NBC_00419 genomic region, the following are encoded:
- a CDS encoding STAS domain-containing protein, whose protein sequence is MSVTGTDRSRRSAAQHIVDCHTARFTTQWPDETVGIITVTGELDASNATEFANQVEQCADEGVRLVLDMSSLDFCGTAGFSALHTVNVRCAHAGARWALVSGEAVARLLRVCDRDNVLPVAATVPEAITLLDGEPRRLLQLVAESS, encoded by the coding sequence ATGTCTGTTACAGGAACAGATCGATCCCGACGTTCGGCTGCGCAACACATCGTCGATTGCCACACCGCACGTTTCACCACCCAATGGCCCGACGAGACGGTCGGCATCATCACCGTCACCGGCGAGCTCGATGCGTCCAACGCGACCGAGTTCGCCAACCAGGTCGAGCAGTGCGCCGACGAAGGCGTGCGGCTCGTGCTGGACATGAGCTCGCTGGATTTCTGTGGTACGGCTGGCTTTTCAGCCCTGCACACGGTCAACGTGCGCTGTGCGCACGCCGGGGCCCGGTGGGCGCTGGTGTCGGGTGAAGCGGTAGCCAGGCTGCTGCGGGTCTGCGACCGCGACAACGTTCTGCCGGTCGCGGCCACCGTGCCCGAGGCGATCACGTTGCTCGACGGCGAACCGCGACGGTTACTGCAACTCGTCGCGGAGTCGAGCTAG
- the hpxO gene encoding FAD-dependent urate hydroxylase HpxO, giving the protein MKVVIIGAGMGGMSAAIALRQIGIDTEVYERVTENKPVGAAISVWSNGVKCLNYLGLEHQTAQLGGIVEEMSYLDAFSGETLCLFGMAPLIDEVGQRPYPIARAELQLMLMQAYGLDAIHFGMKMLEVHDGGDHATATFDDGTTVTADVIIGADGAGSITREYVLGYPVTRRYAGYVNYNGLVEVDERIGPANRWTTYVGAGKRVSVMPVADNRFYFFFDSLEPAGLEYDRATARDVLRRQFAGWAPGVQALIERLDPMTTNRVEILDLDPFHTWVKGRVAVLGDAAHNTTPDIGQGGCSAMEDAIALQWALRDHPDDASAALAAYQQARSGRAGDLVLRARKRCDLTHAKDPDKTAQWYNELRNEDGSNIIRGIVGNIMGGPLTPLP; this is encoded by the coding sequence GTGAAGGTCGTGATCATCGGCGCGGGGATGGGCGGTATGAGCGCCGCCATCGCGCTGCGCCAGATCGGGATCGACACCGAGGTCTACGAGCGGGTCACCGAGAACAAGCCGGTGGGTGCGGCGATCTCGGTGTGGTCCAACGGGGTGAAATGCCTGAACTATCTGGGCCTGGAACACCAGACGGCCCAACTCGGCGGCATCGTCGAGGAGATGAGCTACCTCGACGCCTTCTCCGGGGAAACCCTGTGCCTGTTCGGGATGGCGCCCCTCATCGACGAGGTCGGCCAGCGCCCCTACCCGATCGCACGCGCCGAACTCCAACTGATGCTGATGCAGGCCTACGGCCTCGATGCAATCCACTTCGGCATGAAGATGCTCGAGGTGCACGACGGCGGGGACCACGCGACGGCCACGTTCGACGACGGGACGACGGTGACCGCCGATGTCATCATCGGCGCCGACGGTGCCGGCTCGATCACCCGCGAGTATGTACTCGGCTACCCGGTGACCCGCCGGTACGCCGGCTACGTCAACTACAACGGCCTGGTCGAGGTCGACGAGCGGATCGGTCCCGCCAACAGATGGACCACCTATGTCGGTGCGGGAAAACGTGTTTCGGTGATGCCGGTGGCCGACAATCGGTTCTACTTCTTCTTCGATTCACTCGAGCCGGCGGGGCTGGAGTACGACCGCGCCACGGCCCGAGACGTGCTGCGCCGGCAGTTCGCCGGCTGGGCCCCGGGTGTCCAGGCACTGATCGAGCGCCTCGACCCGATGACCACCAACCGGGTCGAGATCCTCGACCTCGATCCCTTCCACACCTGGGTCAAGGGACGGGTGGCCGTGCTCGGCGACGCCGCCCACAACACCACCCCCGATATCGGGCAGGGTGGCTGCTCGGCGATGGAGGACGCGATCGCGCTGCAGTGGGCGCTGCGCGATCACCCCGATGATGCGTCCGCCGCCCTGGCCGCCTACCAGCAGGCCCGCAGCGGTCGGGCGGGCGACCTGGTGCTGCGGGCCCGCAAGCGCTGCGACCTGACCCATGCCAAGGACCCCGACAAGACCGCCCAGTGGTATAACGAGCTGCGAAACGAGGACGGCAGCAACATCATTCGCGGCATCGTCGGCAACATCATGGGCGGCCCCCTGACCCCGCTGCCGTAG
- the uraH gene encoding hydroxyisourate hydrolase: MAHLSTHVLDSTTGRPAAGVTVTLTGGGSSMLTELTDADGRISGLGGDVPTGAHRLHFDTGAYFARQGVTTFYPEVVITFEITDAAGKYHVPLLLAPYSYSTYRGS; encoded by the coding sequence ATGGCACACCTGAGCACCCATGTCCTGGACTCCACCACCGGCAGGCCCGCCGCCGGGGTCACCGTCACTCTCACCGGTGGCGGCAGCAGCATGCTGACCGAGCTCACCGATGCCGACGGCCGGATCTCGGGGCTCGGCGGTGACGTGCCGACCGGTGCGCACCGGCTCCATTTCGACACCGGCGCCTACTTCGCCCGCCAGGGTGTGACCACGTTCTACCCGGAGGTCGTCATCACCTTCGAGATCACCGACGCGGCAGGCAAATACCACGTGCCGCTGCTGCTGGCGCCGTACTCGTACTCCACCTACCGAGGGAGCTGA
- the uraD gene encoding 2-oxo-4-hydroxy-4-carboxy-5-ureidoimidazoline decarboxylase, giving the protein MRALGLDGFNRLSDRQRMHALFEVCSSPIWARRVLAGGPFADVEALLDRADRVLAELPDAELDAALDGHPRIGERADNPSSQREQAGVTGADTAVKAELAERNRQYEDTFGYVYLVCASGRSAEELLAILTERLGNDPDTERRVMRYELAKINRLRLQRLLSEPLMGQA; this is encoded by the coding sequence GTGAGAGCCCTCGGTCTCGACGGTTTCAACCGGCTGTCCGACCGCCAGCGGATGCATGCGCTGTTCGAGGTGTGCTCGTCGCCGATCTGGGCCCGGCGGGTGCTCGCCGGCGGGCCGTTCGCCGACGTCGAGGCGCTGCTGGACCGCGCCGACCGGGTCCTGGCCGAACTTCCCGACGCCGAACTCGACGCCGCCCTCGACGGCCACCCCCGCATCGGCGAGCGGGCCGACAACCCGTCGTCGCAGCGCGAGCAGGCCGGCGTGACCGGTGCCGATACAGCCGTGAAAGCCGAACTGGCGGAGCGCAACAGGCAGTACGAAGACACCTTCGGCTACGTCTACCTGGTGTGTGCCAGCGGGCGCTCCGCCGAGGAATTGCTGGCCATCCTGACCGAGCGGCTGGGCAACGACCCCGACACCGAGCGGCGGGTGATGCGCTACGAACTGGCCAAGATCAACCGCCTTCGGCTGCAACGGCTGCTGAGCGAGCCGCTCATGGGGCAGGCTTGA
- a CDS encoding solute carrier family 23 protein, producing MSAPTRLTKRVHPVDEVLPLPKLATYGFQHVVAFYAGAVLVPILIASAIKLPADELVKLITADLFTCGIASIIQSVGFWRVGVRLPLLQGVTFAGVSPIIAIGLAHGGGASSLLYVYGAVIVAGVFTFLIAPIFIKLLRFFPPVVTGTLITIIGLCLVPVGAHDAVTNPHTGEIDASNIRWLLYAVGTIAVIVAIQRIFRGFLATIAVLLGLVIGCVVAFALGDMNFDKVGRADLIGFTQPFLFGLPKFDVAACITMIIVLLITAVESTGSTIATGEIVGKRVKADDIGNVLRADGLATVIGGVFNSFPYTAFSENVGLVRLTGVKSRWVVAAAGAIMILLGFLPKVAAVVSSIPQPVLGGAALTLFATVAVVGIQTLGKVDFTDHRNLIIVTTSLALALWVTSYPDVAKAMPKGADLLFGSGISAGAIAAILLNIVFFHTGSRGPRVAGGGTITLDEVNAMTEQRFTEVFGHVVQDVPWAVGRAFQQRPFADTRELREAFQDALLTGSTEQQLELINAFPDLGAEDENGHVLAVDHVALSSLGEQDHNDLVELAGAYREHFGFPLVICARETKPFENVLRNGWSRMDNSASAEKAFALIEIAKIANYRFSELVADANPIAAARFTRLDELT from the coding sequence ATGTCCGCCCCGACGAGGCTCACCAAGAGGGTCCACCCGGTCGACGAGGTCCTGCCTCTGCCGAAGCTGGCCACCTACGGCTTCCAGCATGTGGTGGCGTTCTACGCCGGTGCCGTCCTGGTGCCCATCCTGATCGCCAGCGCGATCAAGCTGCCCGCCGACGAACTCGTCAAGCTGATCACCGCCGACCTATTCACCTGCGGCATCGCCTCGATCATCCAATCGGTCGGGTTCTGGCGGGTCGGGGTGCGGCTGCCGCTGCTGCAGGGAGTCACCTTCGCCGGGGTCTCGCCGATCATCGCGATCGGACTGGCCCACGGCGGCGGTGCGTCCAGCCTGCTCTACGTCTACGGCGCGGTGATCGTCGCCGGTGTCTTCACGTTCCTGATCGCACCGATCTTCATCAAGCTGCTGCGCTTCTTCCCGCCGGTGGTGACCGGCACCCTGATCACCATCATCGGGTTGTGCCTGGTGCCTGTCGGTGCACACGACGCCGTCACCAACCCGCACACCGGGGAGATCGACGCCTCCAACATCCGCTGGCTGCTCTACGCGGTCGGCACGATCGCGGTGATCGTGGCGATCCAGCGGATCTTCCGCGGCTTCCTGGCCACCATCGCGGTGCTGTTGGGTCTGGTGATCGGCTGTGTGGTGGCATTTGCTTTGGGAGACATGAACTTTGACAAGGTCGGCCGCGCCGATCTGATCGGCTTCACTCAGCCGTTCCTGTTTGGTCTGCCCAAATTCGACGTCGCCGCCTGTATCACGATGATCATCGTGCTGTTGATCACCGCCGTGGAGTCCACCGGCAGCACCATCGCCACCGGTGAGATCGTCGGCAAGCGGGTCAAGGCCGACGACATCGGCAACGTGCTGCGCGCCGACGGTCTGGCCACCGTCATCGGCGGTGTCTTCAACTCGTTTCCCTACACCGCGTTCTCCGAGAATGTCGGCCTGGTCCGGCTGACCGGGGTCAAGAGCCGCTGGGTGGTGGCCGCGGCCGGCGCCATCATGATCCTGCTCGGCTTCCTGCCCAAGGTGGCCGCCGTCGTGTCGTCGATCCCCCAGCCGGTCCTGGGCGGGGCGGCGCTGACGCTGTTCGCCACCGTGGCCGTCGTCGGCATCCAGACCCTCGGCAAGGTCGACTTCACCGACCATCGCAACCTGATCATCGTGACCACCAGCCTGGCCCTGGCCTTGTGGGTCACCAGCTACCCCGACGTCGCCAAGGCCATGCCCAAGGGCGCGGACCTGTTGTTCGGCAGCGGCATCAGCGCCGGCGCGATCGCCGCGATCCTGCTCAACATCGTGTTCTTCCACACCGGCAGCCGCGGGCCGCGGGTGGCCGGCGGCGGCACCATCACCCTCGACGAGGTCAACGCCATGACCGAGCAGCGGTTCACCGAGGTGTTCGGCCATGTGGTGCAGGACGTGCCGTGGGCGGTGGGCCGTGCGTTCCAGCAGCGCCCGTTCGCCGACACCCGGGAACTCCGGGAGGCGTTCCAGGACGCGCTGCTGACCGGCTCCACCGAACAGCAACTCGAGCTCATCAACGCCTTCCCCGACCTGGGCGCCGAAGACGAGAACGGCCATGTGCTGGCCGTCGACCACGTCGCGCTGAGCAGCCTCGGCGAACAGGACCACAATGACCTGGTGGAGTTAGCCGGCGCCTACCGCGAGCACTTTGGCTTCCCGCTGGTGATCTGTGCCCGCGAGACCAAGCCGTTCGAGAACGTGTTGCGCAACGGCTGGTCGCGGATGGACAACTCGGCCAGCGCGGAGAAGGCGTTCGCGCTCATCGAGATCGCCAAGATCGCGAACTACCGGTTCAGCGAATTGGTGGCCGATGCCAACCCGATCGCGGCGGCACGGTTCACCCGGCTCGACGAGCTGACGTGA
- a CDS encoding nucleotidyltransferase family protein, protein MSKRDDSGGEAAGILLAAGAGVRYGMPKVLAAQGQWLASAVAALSAGGCGDVIVVLGAAVVEVPAPARAVLAEHWQRGMGASLRAGLDAAGNAGYAVVLTVDTPDIGADVITRVLAAARGSAAGIARAVYEGRPGHPVVISRRHWPALLATLGGDEGARRFLSARTDVVAVDCADLATGADIDEP, encoded by the coding sequence ATGTCGAAGCGCGACGACTCCGGCGGCGAGGCCGCCGGCATACTGCTGGCGGCCGGTGCCGGAGTCCGCTATGGCATGCCCAAAGTGCTTGCTGCACAGGGGCAGTGGCTGGCGTCCGCGGTGGCGGCACTGTCGGCGGGCGGCTGCGGCGACGTGATCGTGGTGCTGGGTGCCGCGGTCGTGGAGGTGCCAGCGCCGGCCCGCGCGGTGCTCGCCGAGCACTGGCAGCGTGGGATGGGGGCCTCACTGCGGGCCGGTCTGGACGCGGCCGGGAATGCCGGTTACGCGGTGGTGCTCACCGTCGACACCCCCGACATCGGCGCCGACGTGATCACGCGGGTGCTGGCGGCAGCGCGTGGATCGGCAGCCGGAATCGCCAGGGCCGTCTACGAGGGCAGGCCCGGCCACCCGGTGGTGATCTCGCGACGGCACTGGCCGGCCCTACTGGCGACCCTGGGCGGCGACGAGGGGGCACGGCGGTTCCTGTCCGCACGCACCGACGTGGTGGCCGTCGACTGTGCGGATCTGGCCACCGGCGCCGATATCGACGAGCCCTAG
- a CDS encoding DUF1707 SHOCT-like domain-containing protein, producing MGEESEQVRIGTAEREDAMQLLSRQFSEGRLTPDEFSERCATVSAALTRADLEPVFADLPAKPAIAPSPEHSRDWRAIVMALIPLVALAFTMLVPHGWLAWLAMPVVGALLYGSRR from the coding sequence GTGGGCGAGGAATCAGAACAGGTGCGGATCGGCACGGCCGAACGTGAAGACGCCATGCAACTGCTGAGCAGACAGTTCTCCGAGGGGCGCCTGACGCCGGACGAGTTCTCCGAACGCTGCGCGACGGTGAGCGCCGCGCTCACCCGGGCCGACCTCGAGCCGGTCTTCGCTGACCTGCCCGCCAAACCGGCGATCGCGCCGAGCCCCGAGCACAGCCGAGACTGGCGGGCCATCGTGATGGCACTGATCCCGTTGGTCGCGTTGGCGTTCACGATGCTGGTCCCGCACGGCTGGCTGGCCTGGCTGGCGATGCCGGTGGTCGGCGCGCTGCTCTACGGATCTCGCCGCTGA